The genomic stretch TTTCCGCATTTACAATAATTTTCTCTACCATAATATAAACCTTTCTTTTTTATATAATCTATAACTTCATCAGGAATTAAATATTTTACTGATTTATTTTCAAAAATGCAACTCCTTATGTAAGTAGAGGAAATATCAATAAAAGGAGAATTGATAATTCTATAATTTATTTGAAAATTTGTTGAAATATCTATTTTGTTACTTCTTCTTGCTACAAGGAATATAACTTCTTTAACAAGTTCATTTGCTTTATACCAGTTTGGAATATCGTAAAAAGAGTCCTCTCCAACAATCAAAAAAAAATCAGAATTTGGATATTCTTTTTTCAACCAAATAACTGTTTCATAAGTATAACTTTTCTCTTTTTTTAATATTTCAATATCAGAAACTTTGAAATATTTATTATCCTTTATCGCTATTTCTATCATGTTTTTTCTATCTATGGGAGAAGCATAAACTTTTTTTTTATGAGGTGGAATTCCGGCAGGGATAAAAATAATAAAGTCAAGTTCAAATTCTTCTCTTGCCTTTTCTGCTATAATTAAATGTCCATAATGAATTGGGTCAAAAGTTCCACCAAAAATTCCTATTTTTTTATTCTCTGATCTGTCCATTTCCATATATTATATATTTGTAAGTTGTTAACTCTTCTAATCCCATTGGACCTCTTGCATGTATTTTATCTGTACTTATTCCAATTTCTGCTCCAAGACCGAATTCCCCTCCATCTGTAAATCTTGTTGAGGCATTGTGATATACTGCTGCTGAATCAACTTCTTTTAAAAATTTCTCTGCTGCTTTTTCATTTTCGGTAATTATTGAATCAGAATGATGTGTTCCATATTTGTTTATATGTTCAATCGCTTCTTCCAGATTTTTCACAATTTTTATTGAGATTATAAGGTCAAGA from bacterium encodes the following:
- the nadD gene encoding nicotinate-nucleotide adenylyltransferase, coding for MDRSENKKIGIFGGTFDPIHYGHLIIAEKAREEFELDFIIFIPAGIPPHKKKVYASPIDRKNMIEIAIKDNKYFKVSDIEILKKEKSYTYETVIWLKKEYPNSDFFLIVGEDSFYDIPNWYKANELVKEVIFLVARRSNKIDISTNFQINYRIINSPFIDISSTYIRSCIFENKSVKYLIPDEVIDYIKKKGLYYGRENYCKCG